Proteins encoded within one genomic window of Calonectris borealis chromosome 1, bCalBor7.hap1.2, whole genome shotgun sequence:
- the KCNE1 gene encoding potassium voltage-gated channel subfamily E member 1 produces MLVLSNDSALNSLLSKLLQDYLEQTNSSAPSQVRSPSSNLEIIYVLLMIGLFGFFTVGVMLTNIRARRLEDSRDPYNTYIATDVWHKKDREYFQAKLIENYKLCCVFENQLAVEQPSMQIPEAKSS; encoded by the coding sequence ATGTTGGTGCTGTCTAACGACTCAGCCCTGAATTCACTCCTCTCCAAGCTGCTTCAAGACTACCTGGAGCAGACCAATAGCTCTGCACCTTCCCAGGTCAGAAGTCCCAGCAGCAACCTGGAAATCATCTACGTGCTGCTGATGATCGGCCTCTTTGGCTTCTTCACAGTGGGAGTCATGCTGACCAACATCCGCGCCAGGAGGCTGGAGGACTCCCGCGACCCCTACAACACCTACATTGCCACAGACGTTTGGCACAAGAAGGACAGGGAGTATTTTCAAGCCAAGCTCATAGAAAATTACAAGCTGTGCTGTGTCTTTGAAAACCAGCTGGCCGTGGAGCAGCCAAGCATGCAGATTCCTGAGGCAAAGTCTTCCTAG